A single Mixta calida DNA region contains:
- a CDS encoding LysR family transcriptional regulator: MLQIDHFDLRSFDLNLLIAFDALMRERSVTRAADLLKIRQPAMSHSLSLLRTLFQDELFVRVGTVMQPTARALALAEPVEQALSMMQTVIHARSEFDPSTDQRIFRMGFSSEVELLLMPELALRLRQLAPGVKLHGRPVQQRDVYRMLDDRVLDLAIGCFDSQAMRYRQQLLFGQSLSCVFHPDKMAFKSAIPLEDYLSLPHALVSLSESLHGCLESALDAIGGKLNVVATSSEFLGVLGMVASAPLIATLPTRMARRYGEAFGLRVVPVPMILTLPDVSLVWTAQEDNHPASRWLRGEISSILGRMPP; this comes from the coding sequence ATGTTGCAAATCGACCATTTCGATTTAAGAAGCTTCGACCTGAATCTCCTGATCGCCTTTGACGCGCTAATGCGCGAGCGGAGCGTCACTCGGGCTGCCGATCTTTTGAAAATCCGTCAGCCAGCCATGAGCCACAGCCTGTCGCTGTTGAGAACGTTATTTCAGGATGAACTCTTTGTGCGTGTCGGGACAGTTATGCAACCGACCGCGCGCGCTTTAGCGCTGGCCGAGCCGGTGGAGCAAGCGCTCAGTATGATGCAGACGGTTATTCATGCCCGTTCGGAGTTCGATCCCTCGACTGACCAGCGTATCTTTCGCATGGGATTCTCCAGCGAGGTGGAGCTACTGCTGATGCCGGAGCTCGCCTTACGCCTGCGTCAGCTGGCGCCGGGGGTGAAGCTACATGGCCGCCCGGTGCAGCAGCGCGATGTCTACCGTATGCTGGATGACCGGGTGTTGGACCTGGCAATCGGCTGTTTTGACAGCCAGGCGATGCGTTATCGTCAGCAGCTCTTGTTCGGACAGTCGCTGAGTTGCGTTTTCCATCCTGACAAGATGGCATTCAAATCGGCGATTCCCCTTGAAGATTACCTGAGCCTGCCGCATGCGCTGGTAAGCCTCAGCGAAAGCTTACACGGTTGTCTCGAATCGGCACTTGATGCGATAGGCGGAAAACTCAACGTGGTTGCAACCTCGTCGGAATTTCTCGGTGTACTGGGCATGGTCGCGAGTGCGCCGTTGATTGCCACGTTGCCAACGCGGATGGCAAGACGCTACGGTGAGGCGTTTGGCCTGCGGGTCGTGCCGGTGCCAATGATACTGACGCTGCCCGACGTGTCTCTGGTTTGGACGGCGCAGGAGGATAACCATCCCGCCTCACGATGGTTGAGGGGAGAAATCAGCAGCATTCTGGGCAGGATGCCGCCATGA
- the umuC gene encoding translesion error-prone DNA polymerase V subunit UmuC — MFALVDVNNFYASCEMIFRPDLADRPVIVLSNNDGCVISRNALAKQAGIAMAAPYFMIQESVRQHGIEVFSSNYALYGDMSSRVMSLLEELAPRVEIYSIDEAFIDLHGVSHCMSLEQFGHQLRDRVRKEAHLKVGVGIACTRTLAKLANYAAKRWPQLGGVVDLSDSTRQRKLLARVPVEEVWGVGRRISQRLRQLGIETALQLAESPAPLIRKHFSVVLERTVRELRGESCLAAEEVPSAKQQIVCSRSFGSRTDDYQAVRQAVCAWAERAAEKLRKEKQYCRQVAVFLRTSPHAADGRYYANQASGQLLTPTNDTREIIRLATEGLDRIWRDGYRYIKTGVILSDFFSQGVAQLDLFDEHRPQANGERLMKLMDEINQRGKGKLWFAGQGIVKPWTMKREMLSPTWTTRWSDIPVARIK; from the coding sequence ATGTTCGCACTGGTTGATGTGAATAATTTTTATGCCTCCTGCGAGATGATTTTTCGTCCCGATCTGGCTGACAGGCCGGTGATTGTGCTCAGCAATAACGATGGCTGCGTGATCTCGCGCAACGCCCTTGCGAAGCAGGCGGGGATCGCCATGGCCGCGCCTTACTTTATGATTCAGGAGAGCGTGCGCCAGCATGGCATCGAGGTATTCAGCTCCAACTATGCGCTGTATGGCGATATGTCCAGCCGGGTGATGAGTCTGCTTGAAGAGCTGGCGCCGCGCGTGGAGATCTACTCGATCGACGAGGCGTTTATCGATCTGCACGGCGTCAGCCACTGCATGTCGCTGGAGCAGTTTGGCCATCAGCTGCGCGATCGGGTGCGCAAAGAGGCGCATCTGAAGGTTGGCGTCGGCATCGCCTGCACCCGAACGCTGGCGAAGCTGGCGAACTACGCGGCCAAGCGCTGGCCTCAGCTCGGCGGCGTGGTCGATCTTTCCGACAGCACGCGCCAGCGCAAGCTGCTGGCGCGCGTGCCGGTGGAGGAGGTGTGGGGCGTGGGACGGCGCATCAGCCAGCGGCTGCGGCAGCTGGGCATTGAAACGGCGTTGCAGCTGGCGGAAAGCCCTGCGCCGCTGATCCGCAAGCACTTCAGCGTGGTGCTGGAACGCACCGTGCGCGAGCTGCGCGGCGAATCCTGCCTGGCAGCGGAAGAGGTGCCGTCGGCGAAGCAGCAGATCGTCTGCTCGCGCTCGTTCGGCAGCCGCACCGACGACTATCAGGCGGTACGTCAGGCGGTGTGCGCCTGGGCGGAGCGCGCGGCGGAGAAACTGCGCAAGGAGAAGCAGTATTGCCGCCAGGTGGCGGTGTTTCTGCGCACCAGCCCGCACGCCGCCGATGGCCGCTACTACGCAAATCAGGCGAGCGGCCAGCTGCTGACGCCCACTAACGATACACGCGAAATCATTCGCCTCGCCACCGAAGGGCTGGATCGCATCTGGCGCGACGGCTATCGCTATATTAAAACCGGCGTCATCCTCAGCGATTTTTTCAGTCAGGGCGTGGCGCAGCTTGACCTGTTTGATGAGCACCGGCCGCAGGCCAACGGCGAACGGCTGATGAAGCTCATGGATGAAATCAACCAGCGCGGCAAAGGGAAGCTCTGGTTCGCCGGGCAGGGCATCGTCAAGCCCTGGACGATGAAGCGCGAAATGCTGTCGCCGACATGGACGACGCGCTGGTCAGATATCCCGGTCGCGCGCATTAAATAA
- a CDS encoding con-10 family general stress protein, protein MAEHRGGSGNFAENPEKASEAGKKGGHNSGGNFANDREKASEAGKKGGHNSGGNFANDREKASEAGKKGGENSHGGGRQGD, encoded by the coding sequence ATGGCTGAGCATCGCGGTGGTTCCGGTAATTTCGCAGAAAATCCTGAGAAAGCTTCTGAGGCGGGCAAAAAAGGCGGTCATAACAGCGGCGGCAACTTCGCTAATGACCGGGAAAAAGCGTCCGAAGCCGGTAAAAAAGGGGGGCATAACAGCGGTGGAAATTTCGCTAATGATCGCGAGAAGGCGTCTGAAGCCGGTAAAAAAGGCGGCGAAAACAGCCACGGTGGCGGCCGTCAGGGTGACTGA
- a CDS encoding diguanylate cyclase yields MLLLLYFVLPVWLIAGFADWLCHRATDIESTTGLKETYIHILMFLEMGLPLLSALFLDVNALVIAFMIVMFFCHEATALWDVSYAVTARRVSPVEQHIHSFLEMVPLMALLLVISRHWPQFLALFGSGDEPARFELKLRADPLPTGYIIAVLTGIFVMEVLPYLEEYRRAKKTRKRAHRSGDNTILK; encoded by the coding sequence ATGTTGCTGCTGCTCTACTTCGTCCTTCCTGTATGGCTTATTGCCGGTTTCGCCGACTGGCTTTGTCACAGGGCAACAGATATTGAATCAACAACCGGTCTGAAAGAGACCTATATCCATATCCTGATGTTTTTAGAAATGGGCCTGCCTTTACTGTCAGCCCTCTTCCTGGACGTGAATGCGCTGGTCATTGCGTTCATGATTGTGATGTTCTTCTGTCATGAAGCAACGGCTCTGTGGGATGTCAGCTACGCCGTGACTGCAAGGCGCGTTTCCCCCGTTGAGCAGCATATACACAGTTTTCTGGAAATGGTCCCCCTGATGGCACTTCTGCTGGTAATTTCAAGACACTGGCCGCAGTTTCTGGCGCTGTTCGGTTCCGGCGACGAACCTGCCCGGTTTGAACTGAAGCTGAGAGCAGATCCTTTACCGACAGGCTATATCATTGCCGTGCTTACGGGCATTTTTGTCATGGAGGTGTTGCCTTATCTTGAAGAGTACCGGCGTGCAAAAAAAACCAGAAAACGTGCTCACAGAAGCGGTGATAACACGATCTTAAAATAA
- a CDS encoding four-helix bundle copper-binding protein: MSELYRSCIESCYICAATCDYCATSCLQEENLEMMRECIRTDRQCASICRLAAELMAMESEFAARICKICAEVCQTCGDECARHEHDHCKKCAEACYRCAEECRKMSA, from the coding sequence ATGTCTGAACTCTATCGCAGCTGCATCGAGTCCTGTTACATCTGCGCCGCAACCTGTGATTATTGCGCAACCTCTTGCCTGCAGGAAGAAAACCTGGAGATGATGCGCGAATGCATCCGAACGGACAGACAGTGCGCCAGCATCTGTCGACTGGCAGCCGAGTTGATGGCGATGGAAAGTGAATTTGCTGCCCGAATTTGTAAGATTTGCGCGGAAGTATGCCAGACATGCGGTGATGAGTGTGCCAGACATGAGCACGATCACTGTAAGAAATGCGCTGAAGCGTGTTACCGCTGTGCTGAAGAATGCCGGAAAATGTCAGCCTGA
- a CDS encoding type 2 periplasmic-binding domain-containing protein translates to MLEAKPGIGGIQTLLAAEQLRQGTLVQLLPDYRWEPPTLYAIYPTRRFIPLKARLLTDALTSSLHSVSGIIPL, encoded by the coding sequence ATGCTGGAGGCGAAGCCAGGCATCGGCGGCATTCAGACGCTGCTGGCGGCGGAACAGCTACGGCAGGGGACGTTGGTTCAGCTGTTGCCCGACTATCGCTGGGAGCCGCCCACGCTCTACGCGATCTATCCCACCAGGCGCTTTATACCGCTGAAGGCCCGGCTGCTGACGGACGCGTTAACCAGCAGCCTTCACAGCGTGAGCGGTATCATACCCCTTTAA
- a CDS encoding ROK family protein has product MKIAAFDIGGTSLKMGVVSEKGEMLSTDKKGIENHSGEEILDGITAWLQKNSDCEGVAVSIPGYVDPESGYIAMGGAIRDFDRFAIGQWLRDKTSLPVSVENDANCALLAERWLGKAQEMSDFLMMTIGTGIGGAIFCNNALVRGRQRRAGEFGSLLTSRPGSDSVLNYTMNTTCTMRVLTRNYSLHTGRPQEEISGEEIFERYDNNDPVCDRLVTTFYQDLCAGIYNLSHVFNPECLFLGGGITARKTFLDEIHHHLAWFDVDMKVDIATYGNDSGMLGAVKHFLQQHQA; this is encoded by the coding sequence ATGAAAATTGCAGCGTTCGATATCGGCGGTACTTCTTTAAAAATGGGCGTGGTGAGCGAGAAAGGCGAGATGCTGTCGACAGATAAGAAAGGGATCGAGAACCACTCCGGCGAAGAGATTCTCGACGGTATCACGGCGTGGCTACAAAAAAACAGCGACTGCGAAGGCGTCGCCGTCAGCATTCCAGGCTATGTCGACCCGGAGAGCGGCTATATCGCCATGGGCGGCGCCATCCGCGACTTCGACCGCTTCGCTATCGGTCAGTGGCTGCGCGACAAGACTTCGCTGCCGGTCAGCGTAGAGAACGATGCTAACTGCGCTCTGCTGGCGGAGCGCTGGCTGGGCAAGGCGCAGGAGATGTCCGATTTTCTGATGATGACCATCGGCACCGGCATCGGCGGCGCGATCTTCTGCAATAACGCGCTGGTGCGTGGCCGACAGCGTCGGGCTGGCGAATTTGGTTCGCTGCTGACTTCACGGCCCGGCAGCGACAGCGTTCTGAACTATACGATGAACACCACCTGCACCATGCGGGTGCTGACGCGCAACTACAGCCTGCATACCGGCCGGCCGCAGGAGGAGATCAGCGGCGAGGAGATTTTTGAGCGCTATGATAATAACGATCCGGTTTGCGACCGGTTGGTTACCACTTTTTATCAGGATCTCTGCGCCGGTATTTATAATCTGTCGCACGTATTTAATCCCGAATGTTTGTTCCTCGGCGGCGGCATTACCGCCAGAAAAACCTTTCTCGATGAAATTCATCATCATCTCGCCTGGTTTGATGTGGATATGAAAGTGGATATCGCCACCTACGGCAATGATTCCGGCATGCTGGGGGCGGTAAAACATTTTCTGCAACAGCACCAGGCGTAG
- a CDS encoding thioredoxin family protein, with amino-acid sequence MSTFDTLFKQGKDIETFISTGTPEQIADLRRWQTLLESQTEAVENALAPARQAEGRFRLLVAAEMWCPDCHRNIPPLALLCQRLPNVEMAIITRDEAQPFTELLDVEKVKIPFVVVLDANSTPLGAFIERPASVVNGGEAQLEAYRRGDLLAETIGDITAIIAGL; translated from the coding sequence ATGAGTACGTTCGACACGCTGTTTAAGCAGGGCAAAGATATCGAAACCTTTATCAGCACCGGCACGCCGGAGCAAATTGCCGATTTGCGCCGCTGGCAGACGCTGCTGGAGAGCCAGACCGAGGCGGTGGAAAACGCCCTCGCGCCGGCGCGGCAGGCTGAAGGGCGCTTTCGCCTGCTGGTGGCGGCGGAAATGTGGTGCCCCGACTGTCATCGCAATATTCCGCCGCTGGCGCTGCTCTGTCAGCGGCTGCCCAACGTGGAAATGGCGATAATCACCCGCGACGAGGCGCAGCCCTTTACCGAATTGCTGGACGTTGAAAAGGTGAAGATTCCGTTTGTCGTGGTGCTGGACGCCAACTCGACGCCGCTGGGCGCCTTTATTGAACGTCCGGCGTCGGTGGTGAACGGCGGCGAGGCGCAGCTGGAGGCCTACCGTCGCGGCGATCTGCTGGCAGAGACCATCGGCGACATTACCGCGATCATCGCCGGTCTTTGA
- the ahr gene encoding NADPH-dependent aldehyde reductase Ahr: MVKIKSYAAMEAGQALTLYEYEAESLSAEDVEVEVEYCGVCHSDLSMIDNEWGVSQYPVIAGHEVIGRVSALGDAAKNKGLAIGQRVGIGWTAKSCEHCDACINGDQVNCLNGSVPTIANKGGFAEKLRANWQWVIPLPEKLDPATAGPLLCGGITVFKPLLMHNITATSRVGVIGIGGLGHIAIKILHAMGAEVTAFSSSPAKKQSILDMGADHVVNSRDPEALKQLAGQFDLILSTVAVDLDWQPYFAALAPRGNFHTVGAVMKPFEVSAFSLILGDRAVTGSSTGSPGQLRSLLRLASRTDIAPKVEFFPMSKINEALDHVRAGKANYRVVLKADF, encoded by the coding sequence ATAGTGAAAATTAAGAGTTACGCAGCGATGGAAGCCGGACAGGCACTGACTTTATATGAATATGAAGCGGAGTCGCTGAGCGCCGAAGATGTGGAAGTTGAGGTGGAATACTGCGGCGTTTGCCATTCCGATCTCTCCATGATCGACAATGAATGGGGCGTGTCGCAGTATCCGGTGATCGCCGGTCATGAAGTGATCGGGCGCGTTTCCGCGCTAGGCGACGCGGCCAAAAACAAAGGCCTCGCTATTGGTCAGCGCGTGGGCATCGGCTGGACCGCCAAAAGCTGCGAACACTGCGACGCCTGCATTAACGGCGACCAGGTCAACTGTCTGAACGGCAGCGTGCCGACCATCGCCAACAAGGGCGGCTTCGCCGAAAAGCTGCGCGCCAACTGGCAGTGGGTGATTCCGCTGCCGGAAAAGCTGGATCCGGCCACGGCGGGTCCGCTGCTGTGCGGCGGCATCACCGTATTCAAACCGCTGCTGATGCATAACATCACCGCCACCAGCCGCGTCGGCGTGATCGGTATCGGCGGTCTGGGCCATATCGCGATTAAAATTCTGCACGCCATGGGCGCGGAAGTGACCGCCTTCAGCTCATCGCCGGCGAAGAAGCAGTCAATTCTGGATATGGGCGCGGATCATGTGGTGAACAGCCGCGACCCGGAAGCGCTGAAGCAGCTGGCGGGGCAGTTCGATCTGATCCTCAGCACCGTGGCGGTCGATCTTGACTGGCAGCCATATTTTGCGGCGCTGGCGCCGCGCGGCAACTTCCATACCGTGGGCGCGGTGATGAAGCCGTTCGAAGTTTCCGCCTTCAGCCTGATCCTCGGCGACCGCGCGGTCACCGGCTCCTCCACCGGTTCGCCGGGCCAGCTGCGTTCGCTGCTGCGCCTCGCGTCGCGCACCGATATCGCGCCGAAAGTGGAATTTTTCCCGATGTCGAAAATCAACGAGGCGCTGGATCACGTTCGCGCCGGTAAAGCCAACTACCGCGTGGTGCTGAAAGCGGATTTCTGA
- a CDS encoding amino acid permease, producing the protein MKTSIRFMVRRQKRRCHDRKTPPRSSASGAQDDAPQKLHRGLSERHIQLISLGGAIGTGLFMGAGKTIAVSGTSILITYVVVGFFMYMVMRAMGELLLTRLDYRSFADFVSDYLGPKASFFLGWSYWLSWVVTCIADVVVCGGYVQYWLPDLSPWVPALFTLALLFMFNLLSVKMFGEAEFWFAIIKVIAIVALILTGFWMVVTGWTSPDGVRASLGNLTEPAVFMPHGVVGFFAGFQIAIFSYTGVELLGTMTAETKTPEKILPRAIRAIPLRIIIFYVLSMVVIIAVTSWPHVSAETSPFVTLFDKAGLPAAAALINFVALTSAISSANSGVYSSTRMLYGLSLEKHAHRQFRILSRATAIPVRSLLFSCFCMLSGTLLLFLVPNVVTLFTIVSTLAAILVIYSWGMILVAYLVYRKRRPDLHQRSSFKMPGGVAMCWLSLAFFLFSLVIMVFDRDTLTALCAMPLWFLLLALFWRLKLRRQRARQAQQRWQVSPDA; encoded by the coding sequence ATGAAAACCTCCATTCGCTTCATGGTCAGACGTCAAAAAAGGAGATGCCATGACCGTAAAACACCCCCGCGCTCGTCCGCGTCCGGCGCGCAGGATGATGCGCCGCAAAAACTGCATCGCGGCCTGAGTGAACGGCATATTCAGCTGATTTCTTTGGGCGGCGCGATCGGCACCGGCCTGTTTATGGGCGCAGGCAAAACCATCGCCGTATCCGGCACCTCGATTCTGATCACCTACGTGGTAGTCGGGTTTTTTATGTATATGGTGATGCGCGCCATGGGCGAGCTGCTGCTCACGCGCCTGGATTACCGCTCATTCGCCGATTTCGTTTCCGACTATCTTGGGCCGAAAGCGAGCTTTTTTCTCGGCTGGTCCTACTGGCTGAGCTGGGTGGTCACCTGCATCGCCGATGTGGTGGTGTGCGGCGGCTACGTGCAGTACTGGCTGCCCGATCTCTCGCCCTGGGTTCCGGCGCTGTTTACCCTTGCGCTGCTGTTTATGTTTAACCTGCTGTCGGTGAAGATGTTCGGCGAAGCGGAGTTCTGGTTCGCGATTATCAAGGTGATCGCCATCGTGGCGCTGATCCTCACCGGTTTCTGGATGGTGGTGACCGGCTGGACCTCGCCGGACGGCGTGCGCGCCTCGCTAGGCAACCTGACCGAACCGGCGGTGTTTATGCCGCACGGCGTAGTGGGCTTTTTCGCCGGTTTCCAGATCGCTATCTTCTCCTACACCGGCGTGGAGCTGCTTGGCACCATGACGGCGGAGACCAAAACGCCGGAAAAAATTCTGCCGCGCGCCATTCGCGCCATTCCGCTGCGTATTATTATTTTCTATGTGCTGTCGATGGTGGTGATTATCGCGGTGACCTCCTGGCCGCACGTCTCGGCGGAGACCAGTCCGTTTGTGACGCTGTTTGACAAAGCGGGCCTGCCCGCCGCCGCCGCGCTGATCAACTTCGTCGCCCTCACCTCGGCGATCTCCTCCGCCAACAGCGGCGTCTACTCCAGCACCCGCATGCTGTACGGCCTGTCGCTGGAGAAACATGCCCATCGGCAGTTCCGCATTCTCTCCCGCGCCACGGCGATCCCGGTGCGTAGCCTGCTTTTCTCCTGCTTCTGCATGCTGAGCGGCACGCTGCTGCTGTTCCTGGTGCCCAACGTCGTCACCCTGTTCACCATCGTTTCGACGCTGGCGGCGATTCTGGTGATCTACAGCTGGGGCATGATCCTGGTGGCTTACCTGGTGTACCGCAAACGGCGGCCCGATCTGCATCAACGCTCGTCGTTTAAGATGCCGGGCGGCGTAGCGATGTGCTGGCTGAGCCTGGCGTTCTTTCTCTTTTCGCTGGTGATCATGGTGTTCGACCGCGATACGCTGACCGCGCTGTGCGCCATGCCGCTCTGGTTCCTGCTGCTGGCGCTGTTCTGGCGGCTGAAGCTGCGTCGACAGCGCGCGCGTCAGGCGCAGCAGCGCTGGCAGGTGAGCCCCGACGCCTGA
- a CDS encoding Glu/Leu/Phe/Val family dehydrogenase, with product MEKLSYASESGTSAWNTYLQQIDRVAPYLGELSRWIDTLRHPKRALIVDIPLQMDDGTIRHFEGFRVQHNLSRGPGKGGIRYHPDVDLNEVMALSAWMTIKCAAVNLPYGGAKGGIRVDPFSLSEGELERLTRRYTSEIGLIIGPQRDIPAPDVGTNGKVMAWMMDTYSMNHGTTITGVVTGKPIHLGGSLGREKATGRGVFVTGREVAGRAGIGIEGAKIAVQGFGNVGSEAARLFAEAGARVVVIQDHTATLFNADGIDLHALSEWQNRHKQIAGFPGAKSIDSEAFWTTDMDILIPAALEGQITRERAEKLRCKLVLEGANGPTYPDADDILKARGITVVPDVICNAGGVTVSYFEWVQDMASFFWSEEEINARMDKIMTEAMVHVWDKAAEKECTLRTAAYIVACERILMARKDRGIYPG from the coding sequence ATGGAAAAGCTATCTTACGCGTCAGAAAGCGGTACATCGGCCTGGAACACCTACCTTCAGCAAATTGACCGCGTTGCCCCTTACCTGGGCGAACTGTCGCGCTGGATCGATACGCTGCGCCATCCGAAACGCGCGCTGATCGTTGATATCCCCCTACAGATGGACGACGGCACCATTCGCCACTTCGAAGGCTTCCGCGTTCAGCACAATCTTTCTCGCGGTCCGGGCAAGGGCGGCATTCGCTATCATCCTGACGTGGACCTGAATGAGGTGATGGCCCTCTCCGCATGGATGACCATTAAATGCGCCGCCGTCAACCTGCCGTACGGCGGGGCGAAAGGCGGCATCCGCGTCGACCCTTTCTCGCTCTCCGAGGGCGAGCTGGAGCGTCTGACGCGTCGCTACACCAGCGAAATCGGCCTGATTATCGGGCCGCAGCGCGATATCCCGGCGCCGGATGTCGGCACCAACGGCAAAGTGATGGCCTGGATGATGGACACCTACTCCATGAACCACGGCACCACTATCACCGGCGTGGTGACCGGCAAGCCCATTCACCTCGGCGGCTCGCTGGGCCGTGAAAAAGCGACCGGTCGCGGCGTATTCGTTACCGGACGTGAAGTAGCGGGACGCGCGGGCATCGGAATCGAAGGGGCGAAGATCGCCGTCCAGGGATTCGGCAATGTTGGCAGCGAAGCCGCCCGCCTGTTCGCGGAAGCGGGCGCGCGCGTGGTGGTGATTCAGGATCATACCGCCACGCTGTTTAACGCCGACGGCATCGACCTGCATGCGCTCAGCGAGTGGCAGAACCGCCACAAGCAGATCGCCGGCTTCCCTGGCGCGAAGAGCATCGACAGCGAAGCGTTCTGGACCACGGATATGGATATTCTGATCCCGGCGGCGCTGGAAGGGCAGATTACCCGCGAGCGCGCTGAAAAACTGCGCTGCAAGCTGGTGCTGGAAGGCGCTAACGGTCCGACTTACCCGGACGCGGACGATATTCTGAAGGCGCGCGGCATTACCGTGGTGCCGGACGTGATCTGCAACGCCGGTGGGGTAACGGTCAGCTACTTCGAGTGGGTGCAGGATATGGCAAGCTTCTTCTGGAGCGAAGAGGAGATCAATGCGCGCATGGACAAGATCATGACCGAAGCGATGGTGCATGTCTGGGACAAAGCGGCGGAGAAAGAGTGTACGTTGCGTACCGCCGCCTATATCGTCGCCTGCGAACGCATTCTGATGGCGCGTAAAGATCGCGGCATCTATCCAGGCTGA
- a CDS encoding GlxA family transcriptional regulator produces MPAPSVAVIATEGFSPFHFSVPCIIFGQSMPQPELFQLLICAEKIGMVQSDIGMSVNVERGLETLETADIVIVPYWHHPTERPSQALLDALIAAHRRGAQVVGLCLGTYVLAYAGLLDNRRAATHWELERDFTERFPAVQLDTNALYIDDERLITSAGTAAGIDCCLYLVRKQYGSAAANRVARRMVVAPYREGGQAQFIEHPVPENTRDSKINALLDYLRNHLHQPHNLDSLARLVNMSRRTFTRHFIKATGISVGEWLDTERLRRSQALLETTDHSIEAVAQLSGFHSPVSFRQRFKARFDISPSEWRRAFRGGQQAGQPGDS; encoded by the coding sequence ATGCCCGCTCCATCCGTCGCGGTAATCGCTACTGAGGGTTTCAGCCCATTTCATTTCTCGGTTCCCTGCATTATTTTTGGCCAGTCGATGCCGCAGCCGGAGCTGTTTCAGCTGCTTATCTGCGCGGAAAAAATCGGCATGGTGCAGTCTGATATCGGCATGTCGGTCAATGTAGAACGCGGGCTGGAGACGCTGGAGACGGCGGATATCGTCATCGTACCCTACTGGCATCATCCTACTGAAAGACCGTCGCAGGCCCTTCTTGACGCGCTGATCGCCGCTCACCGGCGCGGCGCGCAGGTGGTGGGTCTCTGTCTGGGAACCTATGTGCTGGCCTACGCAGGGCTGCTGGACAACCGGCGCGCGGCGACGCACTGGGAGCTGGAGCGTGACTTCACCGAACGCTTTCCGGCCGTCCAGCTGGATACCAACGCGCTCTATATCGATGACGAGCGGCTGATCACCTCGGCGGGCACCGCCGCCGGCATCGATTGCTGCCTCTATCTGGTGCGCAAGCAGTACGGCAGCGCGGCGGCTAATCGCGTCGCCCGACGCATGGTGGTGGCGCCCTATCGTGAAGGCGGCCAGGCGCAGTTTATTGAACATCCGGTGCCGGAAAATACGCGTGACAGTAAAATCAACGCGCTGCTGGATTACCTGCGGAATCATCTTCACCAGCCGCATAATCTCGACTCGCTGGCGCGTTTGGTCAATATGAGCCGCCGCACCTTTACCCGTCACTTTATTAAGGCGACGGGCATTTCCGTCGGCGAATGGCTGGATACGGAGCGTCTGCGGCGTAGCCAGGCGCTGCTGGAAACAACCGATCACAGCATCGAAGCGGTGGCGCAGCTGTCGGGCTTCCACTCGCCCGTTTCCTTTCGTCAGCGTTTCAAGGCCCGCTTCGATATTAGTCCCAGCGAATGGCGGCGCGCGTTTCGCGGCGGCCAGCAGGCAGGCCAGCCTGGCGACAGCTAA
- a CDS encoding MBL fold metallo-hydrolase, whose translation MKLTQIRNATLLLNYAGVKFLIDPMLADKEAWEGFPGTARSHLRNPLVALPLPLETLLDVDAIIVTHTHRDHWDEAAAAHISKDMLIFTQNAADAELIRAQGFTRIQVLEEHNTFAGITLIRTDGQHGSDEAYSNPEIAALLGDACGLVFQHPDEKTLYIAGDTIWVKSYIDSLNAWRPDVVVVNAGFAQVDHIGAIIMGKEDILRTHQALPQATIVASHMEAVNHCILSRDELREYASEQGLQACLRIPADGESCYF comes from the coding sequence ATGAAACTGACGCAAATTCGTAACGCCACGCTGCTGCTTAACTACGCTGGGGTAAAATTTCTAATCGATCCGATGCTGGCTGACAAAGAGGCCTGGGAAGGTTTTCCGGGCACCGCACGCTCGCACCTGCGTAACCCGCTGGTTGCGCTGCCGCTGCCGCTTGAAACTCTGCTGGATGTGGATGCGATCATCGTCACCCACACTCACCGCGACCACTGGGATGAGGCGGCAGCGGCGCATATCTCCAAAGATATGCTGATTTTTACCCAGAACGCTGCCGACGCCGAGCTTATCCGCGCGCAGGGTTTTACCCGAATTCAGGTGTTAGAGGAACACAATACGTTTGCCGGCATCACCCTTATCAGAACCGACGGTCAGCACGGCAGCGATGAGGCCTATAGCAACCCGGAGATCGCCGCGCTACTTGGCGACGCCTGCGGACTGGTGTTCCAGCATCCTGATGAAAAAACGCTTTATATCGCTGGCGACACCATCTGGGTTAAATCCTATATCGACAGCCTGAACGCCTGGCGGCCTGATGTGGTGGTGGTGAACGCCGGTTTTGCTCAGGTTGACCATATCGGCGCCATTATCATGGGCAAAGAGGATATACTGCGTACGCATCAGGCGCTGCCGCAGGCGACTATCGTGGCGTCGCATATGGAAGCGGTGAATCACTGCATTCTGAGCCGTGACGAACTGCGTGAATACGCCAGCGAGCAGGGTCTCCAGGCGTGCCTGCGCATCCCGGCGGACGGCGAAAGCTGTTATTTTTGA